A window of Acidobacteriota bacterium contains these coding sequences:
- a CDS encoding DUF72 domain-containing protein has translation MTVQKMKQKIFIGTSGYNYDHWADGVIYPKGLPQNQWLEYYARFFKTVELNVTFYRLPQEKVFERWRKRTPSDFSFAIKGSRFITHVKRLKDAEEPLRNFFSRALLLEKKLSVVLWQLSPGFKKDAGRLRAFLKSLKECQRSKQKRIKPGKSEHPDEPKRITKPRHAFEFRHESWLCHEIYEMLDESGCTVCRADWPEFDVEIPLKRFCLS, from the coding sequence ATGACTGTGCAGAAGATGAAACAGAAAATCTTCATAGGGACGAGTGGATACAACTACGACCATTGGGCAGATGGGGTAATTTACCCGAAAGGTCTGCCTCAGAATCAGTGGCTCGAGTATTATGCAAGATTCTTCAAGACCGTTGAGCTCAATGTTACCTTCTACAGACTACCCCAGGAGAAAGTCTTTGAAAGATGGAGGAAGAGGACTCCGTCCGATTTTTCCTTCGCTATCAAGGGAAGTCGGTTTATCACCCATGTCAAGCGTCTGAAGGATGCTGAAGAACCATTGAGAAACTTCTTTTCGCGAGCGCTTCTCCTTGAGAAGAAGCTTTCCGTCGTTCTATGGCAGCTTTCCCCCGGCTTTAAGAAGGATGCTGGAAGATTGAGAGCTTTTCTGAAAAGTCTCAAGGAGTGCCAGCGGAGCAAACAGAAGAGAATCAAACCAGGAAAGTCAGAACATCCTGACGAGCCGAAGCGAATTACTAAGCCCAGGCATGCGTTTGAATTCAGGCATGAGTCCTGGCTGTGCCATGAGATCTACGAAATGCTGGACGAAAGTGGCTGCACTGTCTGCAGGGCGGACTGGCCAGAAT
- a CDS encoding archaemetzincin: MNKKIYLIPVGKASSTSIEKLIEPLKEKFGFAVEIGKGIDNIQFAYSKKRNQFHSSLILDELKKYFPKDAAQILGIADVDLYVPSLNFVFGEAYSDSSVAIISLIRLREEFYGMMPSRTVFEKRMIKEAVHELGHCFKLGHCQNPACVMHFSNSLHDTDIKSPNFCSSCEEKLKIMLNNYRSKPK, encoded by the coding sequence ATGAATAAAAAAATTTATCTGATTCCTGTGGGCAAGGCAAGCTCCACATCAATCGAAAAACTTATCGAACCACTTAAGGAGAAGTTTGGATTTGCTGTCGAGATAGGAAAAGGGATAGACAACATCCAGTTCGCTTACAGCAAGAAGCGTAATCAGTTTCATTCGTCTTTGATTCTCGATGAACTCAAAAAGTATTTTCCGAAAGATGCCGCACAGATTCTGGGAATTGCCGACGTGGATCTCTATGTCCCATCCCTGAATTTTGTCTTCGGTGAAGCGTATTCCGATTCTTCCGTTGCCATAATATCTCTGATACGGCTGAGGGAGGAATTCTACGGCATGATGCCCAGCAGGACCGTATTCGAGAAGCGGATGATAAAGGAAGCTGTACATGAGCTGGGGCATTGCTTCAAGCTGGGTCACTGCCAGAATCCTGCGTGCGTCATGCATTTTTCAAACAGTCTCCATGACACAGACATCAAATCTCCAAATTTCTGCTCTTCCTGTGAAGAAAAATTAAAGATCATGCTCAATAATTATCGAAGTAAACCCAAATAA